DNA from Malus sylvestris chromosome 11, drMalSylv7.2, whole genome shotgun sequence:
TCCAACGGTACAATCTTCACTTTTGACCAAATTCAAATTTGGCGTTTTCAATCCAAACCAAGCTGCGTGACGTGTCGTAATATAAGTAAACAAAAagcttttcttatttatttatattataatatgcaGTGAATTTTAATGTTCTTTCGTTTTTATTAtggcttaaatgtcaaaacTGTCCATGTGTTTTTGATTTGGCTAATTTAGTCCTCATATTGATCACTTTtagccaattaaggacattAAATTCAATCTTTTctaaaaaattcataagaaaaattatatgaaatataaTTACCCTTTTTCTTTATAGAAAAATGCAAATCAATgagaaataacacatataaGAAATAAAGCTTCCAATATAAAAAACGATTAAGGTTGTGACATAGAAAAGATAGCGGTAAtgttaggtaccgtttggtacgtgggacgggacggaacggagtaggacgaggcgttccgtcccacgtttggtgcgcctaaaacgggtgAAACGCGCTGTTCCACGGTACgagttttgggtgaattttcatTCCACCTCACccccctggaacgactcgttccacatccgtaGAACACAAGATTATAACATCttcgtctccttcttcttcctccttttttttccaTCCGaaggcatctttgctccctctctgttccgtcccgtcctatcccgtcccgtcccgtctgcataccaaacgatacctaagGTAGGCGAGTTAGGAggagaataatttttcttttaatttttaattttatttcatttttaaataattttaaatcaataattaattttataaataaatttataataatttataatttttttacagaaattagatgaaaatgtccttaattggctaACGAAGATAAACACAAGGACCAATTGACCCAATGACTAAAACACAATGACTATTTTAACATTTAAGCCTTTTATTAtaatggggtgtgctatccacacacctctttttacttctctcacactccttgttaatttctatcatttgatctttttcaattcatctgattcgacggccgaaaattaaaagggtgtgagagaagtaaaaagaggtgtgtggacaTCACATctctattataatatgtagtttacgttttgttttaaaaaaaaaaattcgttaaATGATTGAAACCCAACTTTCTTCGAAATATAATTCCTTTCCTCGCCTCCGTCTCACGCCTCGCCATTCTTTCTATCCCCAGTCCcacccttattattattattattattattagggatatgatatccacacacctctttttacttctctcacacctttttaatttttggccttcggatcggatgaattgaagaagatcaacagacataaattaactagggtgtgggagaagtaaaaaaatgtgtgtggataacacaccccttATTATTATCATCATTTTTCTGAAAAATCTACTTGACTACAAAATTCCAGATTATTACATCTCTACCAATCGTCCTAGTCAAAATtttaatacaacaacaacaacaacaacaacaacaaagccttttcccactaagtggggtcggctatatgaatcctagaacgccattgcgctcatttgtgtcatgtcctccgttagatccaagtactcaagtcttttcttagggtctcttccaaagttttcctaggtcttcctctactccttcggccccgaacctctgtcccgtagtcacattttcgaaccggagcgtcaataggccttctttgcacatgtccaaaccaccggaaccgattttctctcatatttccttcaattttggctactcctactttacctcggatatcctaattcccagtcttatcctttctcgtgtgcccatacatcccacgaagcatcctcatctccgctacacccattttgtgtacgttgatgcttcaccgcccaacattctgtgccatacaacatcgctggccttattgccgtcctataaaattttcccttgagctttagtggcctacgacggtcacacaacacgccggatgcactcttacacttcatccatccagcttgtattctatggttgagatctccatctaattctccgttctcttgcaagatagatcctaggtagtgaaaacggtcactttttgtgatcttcgctagattgctccggtcattagtgtggataagtatataaatggatagagataggaaagcaaacacaagatgtacgtggttcacccagattggctacgtccacggaatagaggagttctcattaattgtgaagggtttacacaagtacataggttcaagctctcctttagtgagtacaagtgaatgatttagtacaaatgacattaggaaatattgtgggagaatgatctcgtagccacgaaacttctaagtaccggagtgtggtatcgtcttgacttgcctttatctgtctcataggtagatgtggcatcttctctggaagtactcttcctccatccaggggtggtatctgtaactggtggagatgcacaaggtaatgtatcaatttcacttgaagcttacttgtagtttcatgcttggtcaagcgagatacaaaccatgtagtaggagtcccccaagtcgccgagctgggggatttgctgaaagaggtgacagacaaggtatgcaatcagagctccggctgattgttcacattctccctatcttgcaggcaacatgaaggataaagagaagaaaaatgaggagagatgatatgggatacttttgcttttgaagaagtaactttccacatgcttattcttgaactgggctggagggttttctggtttcctccagagtataaggtcgactgaagaatttgagggtcaaaacaagtccatcaaatctagagtacgttcgaccctgctgatatgggatacttttgcttttgatagagtagtggatgtatcggcacgtgtgctgttacgcttgtctccacatgcttccttgtatccttctcacttgccctatctgttcctcaggcagatgcggtatcttccctggaagcataagatgttgaagatgagtactcgagagcagtgccaggtaagtaatcaggtaaggggttccaggcagtcagttcctggctggaagcttgattccaagtgctgactgattgctctctttctccttgtcttgcaggtaagaacaaggccaaaggaaaagacagggaaaaagcatgatatgggatactcttgcttttaaccctgatgatatgagatattcttgctctagtatagcttgtttacagagatattatcggggggaaagaaagctgaatatttcgaaaggctttgttgggagtgccttctcagataagagaaagggttgagcatttttgcaggtctgcctgtccgttagggatggaagtcgacatatataggagtcttcctaacatcaagtaataatgctattcctttaccctgcttggttatagcacggtagtgggagctgccagcttcacatgttttaactctgtcagagcactttgaaaaagtggtttgtggtatctggaaagctgatgttgcgtgtgaagattacagacctgtcgggggtctggctctcgagattcggagaacgatgcctcttcgatttttgagaaagcaatcctgctgggggtctggctctcgagattcggagagcggtgtctcttcgatttttgagaaagtaatcatgttgggagtctggctctcgagattcggagggccgtgcctcttcgattttagagcaagcaatcttgttgggagtgttttctcgaatgtgagtaaaggttgggcatgtttgctagtctaccttgccacgaagcacagaggttgacacacagggactttccaattatccagcagtggtactgttcctttgccctctcttcgattttgagaaagtaatcatgttgggagtctggctctcgagattcggagggcggtgcctcttcgattttggagcaagcaatcttgttgggagtgttttctcgaatgtgagtaaaggttgggcatgtttgctagtctaccttgccacgaagcacaaaggttgacacaccgggactttccaattatccagcagtggtactgttcctttaccctctcttcgatttttgagaaagtaatcatgttgggagtctggctctcgagattcggagggcggtgcctcttcgattttggagcaagcaatcttgttaggagtgttttctcgaatgtgagtaaaggttgggcatgtttgctagtctaccttgccacgaagcacagaggttgacacaccgggacttttcaattatccagcagtggtactgttcctttacccttgtgggtaataatgtggtagctagaccttcaaaatttatgtgtctaaactttgttagtgttgtttctttgcaattcttttacccttcttggtcagagcgatgtagtgggagctgcaagcttcacgtgtctcaactttgtcagagaactttggcaaagttatctgtggtacccatgagctactgttgcgtgtgggaagtgggtgattgaacagtacgattcatgtgctttctacttcgccagaaatcttcgacagaatgcccataatttccgcaaagctgagtatgcgtgtgacaggtgctgacaaggctggaaaagtaggtgcctcttcgatttctgagatcggcctttgtggtctttgagcagcccagcttttgagaaagcaaacacctcttcgatttctgagatcgaccctcgtggtctctgagcagcccagcttttgagaaagcaaacgcctcttcgatttctgagcaggcgcctcttcgatttctgaagcttcgtcgagtgcagatttttataggggctgacattaagttccaaagcacacttgaatatccaccagtagaagctccattcttgcacttctaagatcttgatttgtccgacctcttctctcttcaacacctttgaaaatgtctggcccctccgaccgtcgttttgacttgaaccttgttgaagaggcagccccgccttctccagacaacatatggcgcccatccttcgtctcccctactggtcctcttaccgttggggattccgtgatgaagaatgatatgaccgctgcggtagtggccaggaaccttctcactcccaaagataacagactactttccaaacggtctgatgagttgtctgttaaggattctctggctctcagtgttcagtgtgcaggttctgtgtctaatatggcccaacgcctatttgctcgaacccgccaagttgaatcattggcggctgaagtgatgagtctcaaacaggagattagagggctcaagcatgagaataaacagttgcaccggctcgcacatgactatgctacaaacatgaagaggaagcttgaccagatgaaggaatctgatggtcaggttttacttgatcatcagagatttgtgggtttgttccaaaggcatttattgccttcgtcttctggggctgtaccgcgtaatgaagctccaaatgatcaatctctgatgcctcctcattctagggttttgtccagtactgagactccgaatgatccccctccggtgccttctctttctggggctctaccgactgctgagacttctcctaagcaacctttgtgaaggctccctcttgtttgtttattttgactcaagtatatgtacatatttgtaacttatcggggatatcaataaataagctttccttcatttcaacgtattgtgttaaatacaccaaagcctttgttcgctaagttctttgaattttcttttgttgaagcttgtatgttgaagctttgtgagtggagcatataggttgaggtagtgttcccttaatttcccgagtgaggaaaacttctcggttggagacttggaaaatccaagttcAATGCGGCTGAATATCAggcaatatatatacacaatttggtaaaaaataataaaagttgtTGAACCTACAGTCTGTAACATGTTGCACCAGAAATTTAAAAGGGGAACAATTGCAAGctattttttaatgaatgatTTTTATATAGTGATTTAAAATATGAATAATTTTGATTATAAATTAATTGTCTAAGCTAAATAAAGAGAATGGAAGGGTTTGAATTCGAAACAAACTTAGATAAACAAAATTTCTTTATCCATCAAGATAATCTACTATCTGCAAAAATCAATTGTAATTAAATGAAATACCCTGTCAAATTCTTCATTTACCCTACGTTGTACAAGGTTCCTTTTGCTTTAAGACCCATTGTGTCAATCCCCGTTGTGTTGTCCCCAGTATGAGAAACGACTCGAATATAGGACTTGATGTATACAACATTGTTCAACTAATAAGTCAATATTATGAAATGATAAAAGaatctcatttttcttaatGACCTGTGTGATCGagtttaatatatttatatcgGTAATGTGTTGATCAACtcgtaagaccatctccaactcttgggctaaaagccaaattttttagcccggaaaatttggcttttagcccagaaacatcttttatACTCCAACCCTTcagccctaaaattttagcccggaattattaaagaatgaacttaggctaatttttttcttaaatcaatttaaaaaaaaaatatgtagattattgtaaattaattttatgaacattttaatctaaaaaaatttaaattccgataaacatttggcatttagcccgggggaaaaactggggggtatttggcccagaaataacatttggcatttagcctaaaattttaacatgggttggagagtgtttgggggggggtaatttggcttttagcccaagtttggagatggtctaaataTACGCGATGATATAAATAGTGTCATTTGGCAGAtcactttattttttattcaaataaaacccaactttctttttttccaacaaagtccgatctttcttttttctaaaaGAGATCCagctttctttttttataaaagaggtccagctttctttcttttcttttattttcctgCAAAGATCCAGctttctctttattttgtttcaattttagacttttttatttttggtgaaaGCTATTTTAAACGTTTTTCTTTTGCCGAATGAGTTAATATGTTTCAAATATGTGATGtgggtacattttttttttgctagaaCTACGTGAAGAATAAATTACtctattattgatttttaagtaaTTGTTATATTTGTAACAATATTATTaggatttttttaaatttcataatttgtatgatattgaatgcataaatgcatgagttaaattatgttgatgcacaaaatcagtggggactttggtacaacagaaagagttaagtttgtgacattcgctagattgctccggttactagtgtggataagtatgtaaatagatagagacagagaagcaaacacaagatgtacgtggttcacccatattggctacgtccacggagtagagaagttctcataaattgtgaagagtttacacaagtacataggttcaagctctcatttagtgagtacaagtaaatgatttagtacaagtgacattaggaaatattgtgagagaatgatctctatttataaaagagattttctagtttcattctgacattgacacgtgtcatgttgtgattggcttctgatgttgacacgtgtcgcgctatgattggcttctgatgtcgacacgtgtcgcgatgtgattggcctcctggttggagggaaactcttctgggtccttgacggtataacgttgaccggtgctcagtagtttcgggattggtcaagtatggtacaaacagtgctctcctaagttcccgagtgaaggaagctcctcggttggggacttgcaagatccaagccattgagtaatcacgaaacttctaagtaccgaagtgtggtatcattttcacttgccttatctgtctcatacgtagatgtggcatcttctctggaagtacttttcctccatccaggggtggtatctttaatcgatgaagatgcacaaggtaatgtatcaatttcacttgaagcttacttttagtttcgggcttggtcaagtgcgatacaaaaccctatagtaggagtcccccaagtcgccgagctaggagattttccgaaaaaggtaacagacaaggtaagcaatcagacttccaagcaagcaacctggatcggaagttcgacttcggcttccagttgattgttctctttctccttgtgtcgtaaatcgcaacaaggataaggagaagcaaatggagaagagatgatatgagatacttttgcttttgaagaagtaattttccacaggcttattcttaaaTTGAgctggaaggttttctggtttccttcaaAGTATAAGGCctactcaagaatttgagggtcaaaacaagtctatcaaattaAGAGTGTGTTCGatcttgatgatatgagatacttttgctattgacgaaataatagatgaatcggcacgtgttctgttgcgcttgtctccacatgcttccttgtatccttctcacttgccctatctgttccttaggtcgatgtggtatcttttctggaagcataagatgttgaagatgagtactcgagagcaatgccaggtaagtaatcaggcaaggggttccagacagtcagttcctgactggaagcttgattccaagtgctgactgattgctctctttctcattgtcttgtaggtaagaacaagggcaaaggaaaagaaagggaaaaaacatgatatgtgatactcttgcttttgaccctgatgatatgagatactcttgctttggtgtggctggtttgcataggtattattgggggggaagaaagctgagtatttcgaaaggcttcgttaggagtgccctctcagatatgaggaagggttgagcatttttgcaggtctgcctgtccgtggaggatgaaggtcaacatatataggagtctccctaacaacaagtagtaatgctattcctttacctttattggtcgtagcaatgtagtgggagctgcaagcttcacgtgttttaactttgtcaaagcactttgaaaaagtagtatgtggtatctggaaagctgatgttgcgtgtgaagattgcagacaagctttatccaaggaaatctggctctcgaagttcggagaacgatgcctcttcggttttcgaacaagcaatcttgtcggggatctggctctcgagattcggagaatggtgcctcttcgatttttgagaaagcaatcctgttaggagtctggctcttgagattcggagagcggtgcctcttcgatttttgagaaagtaatcatgttgggactctggctctcgagattcggagggcggtgcctcttcgatttttgagtaagtaataatgttatttctTTACCATTTTttgtcgtagcaatgtagtgggagctgcaagcttcacgtattttaactttgtcatagcactttgaaaaagtggtatgtggtatctggaaagttgatgttgcgtgtgaagatggcagacaagctttatccaaggaaatctggctcttgaagttcggagagcgatacctcttcagttttcgaacaagcgatcctgtcggggatctggctctcgagattcggagaatggtgcctattagatttttgagaaagcaatccagttgggagtctggctcttgagattaagagagcggtgcctcttcggttttcgaacaagcaatcctgtcggggatctagctctcgagattcagagaacggtgcctcttcgatttttgagaaagcaatcctgttgggagtctggctcttgagattaagagagcggtgcctctttgatttttgagcaaacaatcttgttgggaatgttttctcgaatgtgagtaaaggttgggcatttttgccagtctaccttgccacggagcacggaggttgacacacatagggacttttcagttatcaagtagtggtgctgctcctttacccttgtgggtaatagtagggtagctggaccttcaaaatttgtgtgtctaaactttgtcacagatctttggtaaagttatctgtggtacccgaggagctgatgttgtgtgtggagagttgtgcctcttcgaaatccgaagagtggtgcctcttcaatttttgaaccaacaaccctgttaccctttcttttataagggcatcaattgtgtgcaaaaagtacattcaaagagttagcttgtaggaattttccccttatttttgtacttaagagatttattgcatctcatttctccttcatcatttctgagaatgtctggcccatccgatcgtcgttttgacttgaactttggtgaagaggcaaccatgccttcttaagacaacatatggcgcccatccttcttatcccctactggtcctcttaccgttggggactctgtgatgaagaatgatatgaccgctgcggtggtggccaggaaccttttcactcctaaagataacatactactttccaaacggtctgataagttggctgttaaggattctctggcttttagtgttcagtgtgcaggttctgtgtctaatatggctgaacgcctatttgctcaaacccgccaagttgaatcattggcggctgaagtgataagtatcaaacaggagatcagagggctcaagcatgagaataaacagttgcataagctcgcacatgactatgctacaaacatgaagaggaagcttgaccagctgcaggaatctgatggtcagattttacttcatcatcagaggtttgtgggtttgttccaaaggcatttattgcctttgtcttctggggctgtaccgcgtaatgaagctccaaatgatcaaccttcggtgcctcatccttctggggttccgcccagtactgaggctctgaatgatcaccctctggtgcgtactctttctggggctctgccgactgctgagatttCTTATGaccaacctttgtgaaggctccctcttgtttgtttattttgattcatgtatatgtacatatttgtaacttatcgaagatatcaataaacaagctttgtttcatttcaacgtattgtgttaaatacaccaaggccttcttcactaagttctttgaattttttcttttgttgaagcttgtatgttgaagctttgagagtgaagcatgtatgttgaggtagtgctcccttaatttcccgagtgaggaaaacttctcggttggagacttgaaaaatccacgtcactgagtggtcgtgagacttctgagtatcaaggtgcagtagcatatggtaggagtcccccaagtctccggtcgaggaagttgacgaaggaggtgccttactagtagccaagtttccaaagtaacaaaacttcaccattttcctttctaagtggtagcccaaaactcctccttcataaatatttgttatgaaagttgttaggcccaaagaatagaaggcctaggcaatttttttttttttaattttcgaatttctgtttttttgaattttcgaattgccgaaaatatatataaagctttataggtaaagctttgaggttgaagctttgttaggtactatgaattgattttgcttcacactatcttgatcaagatagtgtgaagttttgtaggtgaagctttgtaggtgaagcttttgtggttgaagcttttgtggtgggtgaagcttttgtgggtgaagcttttgtggtgggggaagcttttatgggtgaagcttttgtgggtgaagcttttatggtgggggaagcttttgtgggtgaagcttttgttggtgaagcttttatgggtaaagcttttgtaggtgaagcttttgtggttgaagcttttgtaggtgaagctttggagttgaagctttgtaggtgaagctttggagttgaagcttttgttggtgaagctttggagttgaagttttgtaggtgaagctttggagttgaagcttttgttgggtaccatgaattgattttgcttcacactatcttaatcaagatagtgtgaagcttttgagaatttgtagttgtcttccattgatgaagcttttgttggtgaaactttgttggataccacgaattgattttgcttcacactattttgatcaaaatagtgtaaagcttttgagaatttgcagTTGTCCTCCAGTGATGAAGTTttaaaaatgtgggagagacaacatatacaaattttttttggggaaactagaaatttgaaaatgtgggagagacaacatatacaaattttgcttccacactgttgagatcaaaagtgtgtgaagcttttgagaattgtggttgccctccattgatgaagctcttgttggcactataaattggttttgcttcacactgtcttgatcaaaagtgtgtgaagcttttgagaattgtggttgccctccattgatgaagctcttgttggcactataaattggtttttcttcacactatcttgatcaagagtgtgtgaagcttttgagaattgtggttgccctccattgatgaaacttttgttagcaccataaattggttttgtttcacactgtcttgatcaagagtgtgtgaagcttttgagaattatggttgaactcctttgatggagcttttgttggcaccataaattagttttgttttacactgtcttgatcaaaagtgtgtgaagcttttgagaattgtggttgccctccattgatgaagctcttgttggcaccataaattggttttgcttcacactgt
Protein-coding regions in this window:
- the LOC126590801 gene encoding uncharacterized protein LOC126590801; protein product: MSGPSDRRFDLNLVEEAAPPSPDNIWRPSFVSPTGPLTVGDSVMKNDMTAAVVARNLLTPKDNRLLSKRSDELSVKDSLALSVQCAGSVSNMAQRLFARTRQVESLAAEVMSLKQEIRGLKHENKQLHRLAHDYATNMKRKLDQMKESDGQVLLDHQRFVGLFQRHLLPSSSGAVPRNEAPNDQSLMPPHSRVLSSTETPNDPPPVPSLSGALPTAETSPKQPL